One window from the genome of Hyalangium gracile encodes:
- a CDS encoding TonB-dependent receptor domain-containing protein gives MLIHSRRPGSFERGRAACVLLLACTLLAGSASAYEGAGLQRGPTDGGVPPPAPQLTKAPELLRFVEATYPPEALARNESAEVAFFIDIDETGKVIQAEVTRSAGPEFDAAAREAVLQLEFSPAEVDHKPAPVRIEYVYHFVPKPPPEPPPEAVVEKPINFRGRVLQRGTRDPVANATVFLPEQGLTAETGEDGSFEIRGVTPGRIKVEISEPGHKKFYTIEEVREGEVTDLTAYIWKKIENGFETVVVGAREKKEVARRTLQKQEVQSVPGTFGDPLRVLQNMPGMARAPYISGALLVRGAQPQDTQVMIDGVPIPLLYHFAGGPSVVNASFIDRIDFFPGAYGAKYGRAIAGIVDVGTRPPEPKRLHGQVDIDLLDSGFYVESPLSTKKNYGSLALSARRSYIDVLLPPILEAVREPGAASTVASPYYWDYQARYDLKLGKDQLGFVAFGSSDLLELSQSGSEETQPFSLDTLQAFHRFRFSWDRRTDSGWRVGLAPTVGLTIFNFRIGDQFKGDITSRDVNVRGSAEKELIKGLTFETGIDLNANYYSIGFEFPGVARPEDTEPPAPLVIDQDVNISTYAAYAEAVWSPIEALKIVPGVRFEGYQLPGGFRPSLEPRLATRYAVNDVLTAKAAVGLFRQAPQPGEIAPTFGNTELGLLRSRQTAGGIEWKLTDAVLLDLQGFYNWRDQLVVESEDFVERDGKREPEVYNNDGRGRAYGVEVLLKHELTERFYGWVAYTLSRSVQFDEDVEAFVPVEFDQSHILTVVGSYKLANGWELGARFRLTSGRPETPITGGTFNADTGRFFPLEGAPGSARGATFHQLDLRAERLWTFERWRLSAYLDIQNVYNASNPEATLWDYRYRENAPLRGLPFLPTFGVKGEF, from the coding sequence ATGCTCATCCATTCCCGTCGTCCTGGCTCCTTCGAACGGGGACGCGCGGCGTGTGTTCTCCTCCTGGCCTGTACGCTGCTGGCTGGAAGCGCGAGCGCCTATGAAGGCGCCGGGCTGCAGCGGGGGCCGACGGACGGTGGAGTGCCACCCCCCGCGCCCCAGCTCACCAAGGCACCCGAGCTGCTCAGGTTCGTCGAGGCCACCTATCCGCCCGAGGCGCTCGCCCGCAACGAGTCGGCGGAGGTGGCCTTCTTCATCGACATCGACGAGACGGGCAAGGTGATTCAGGCCGAGGTGACGCGCTCGGCGGGGCCCGAGTTCGACGCGGCGGCGCGCGAGGCCGTGCTGCAACTGGAGTTCTCTCCGGCCGAGGTGGACCACAAGCCCGCGCCGGTCCGCATCGAGTACGTCTACCACTTCGTCCCCAAGCCGCCGCCGGAGCCGCCGCCGGAAGCCGTGGTCGAGAAGCCCATCAACTTCCGCGGCCGGGTGCTCCAGCGCGGCACGAGAGATCCCGTCGCCAACGCCACGGTGTTCCTGCCCGAGCAGGGGCTCACCGCGGAGACAGGTGAGGACGGCTCCTTCGAGATCCGCGGCGTGACGCCCGGGCGCATCAAGGTGGAGATCTCCGAGCCGGGCCACAAGAAGTTCTACACCATCGAGGAGGTGCGCGAGGGCGAGGTGACCGACCTCACCGCGTACATCTGGAAGAAGATCGAGAACGGCTTCGAGACGGTGGTGGTGGGCGCTCGTGAGAAGAAGGAGGTGGCGCGGCGCACGCTCCAGAAGCAGGAGGTGCAGAGCGTCCCGGGCACCTTCGGCGACCCGCTGCGCGTGCTGCAGAACATGCCCGGCATGGCGCGAGCCCCCTACATCTCGGGGGCCCTGCTGGTGCGCGGCGCCCAGCCGCAGGACACCCAGGTGATGATCGACGGGGTGCCCATCCCGCTGCTCTACCACTTCGCGGGTGGGCCCTCGGTCGTGAATGCGTCCTTCATCGACCGGATCGACTTCTTCCCGGGGGCCTATGGCGCGAAGTACGGGCGAGCCATCGCGGGTATCGTGGACGTGGGCACGCGCCCGCCCGAGCCAAAGCGCCTGCACGGCCAGGTGGACATCGACCTGCTGGACTCGGGCTTCTACGTCGAGTCGCCGCTGAGCACGAAGAAGAACTACGGCTCGCTCGCGCTCTCCGCGCGGCGCAGCTACATCGACGTGCTGCTGCCGCCCATCCTGGAGGCGGTCCGCGAGCCCGGCGCGGCCTCGACGGTGGCCTCGCCGTACTACTGGGACTACCAGGCGCGCTACGACTTGAAGCTCGGCAAGGACCAGCTCGGGTTCGTGGCGTTCGGCTCGAGCGACCTGCTGGAGCTCTCGCAGAGCGGCTCGGAGGAGACGCAGCCCTTCTCGCTGGACACGCTCCAGGCGTTCCACCGGTTCCGCTTCTCCTGGGACAGGCGGACCGACTCCGGCTGGCGGGTGGGCCTGGCGCCGACGGTGGGCCTGACCATCTTCAACTTCCGCATCGGAGATCAGTTCAAGGGAGACATCACGTCGCGGGACGTGAACGTGCGCGGGTCGGCCGAGAAGGAGCTCATCAAGGGGCTCACCTTCGAGACGGGCATCGACCTCAACGCGAACTACTACTCGATCGGCTTCGAGTTCCCGGGGGTGGCCCGGCCGGAGGACACCGAGCCGCCTGCTCCCCTCGTCATCGACCAGGACGTGAACATCTCCACCTACGCGGCCTACGCGGAGGCGGTCTGGTCGCCCATCGAGGCGCTGAAGATCGTCCCCGGCGTCCGGTTCGAGGGCTACCAGCTCCCCGGCGGGTTCCGTCCCTCCCTCGAGCCTCGGCTCGCGACGCGCTACGCGGTGAACGACGTGCTCACCGCGAAGGCGGCGGTGGGCCTCTTCCGACAGGCCCCGCAGCCGGGGGAGATCGCCCCCACGTTCGGCAACACGGAGCTCGGGCTGCTGCGCAGCCGGCAGACCGCCGGAGGCATCGAGTGGAAGCTCACCGACGCGGTGCTCCTGGACCTCCAGGGCTTCTACAACTGGCGCGATCAGCTCGTCGTCGAGTCCGAGGACTTCGTGGAGCGCGACGGCAAGCGCGAGCCCGAGGTCTACAACAATGACGGCCGTGGTCGCGCCTACGGTGTCGAGGTGCTGCTCAAGCACGAGCTCACCGAGCGCTTCTATGGATGGGTGGCCTACACGCTCTCGCGCTCCGTGCAGTTCGACGAGGACGTGGAGGCCTTCGTCCCGGTCGAGTTCGACCAGTCCCACATCCTCACGGTGGTGGGCTCCTACAAGCTGGCCAACGGCTGGGAGCTGGGAGCGCGCTTCCGCCTCACCTCGGGCCGGCCGGAGACGCCCATCACGGGGGGCACCTTCAACGCGGACACCGGCCGGTTCTTCCCGCTGGAGGGAGCGCCGGGCTCCGCGCGAGGCGCCACCTTCCACCAGTTGGATCTCCGCGCCGAGCGCCTCTGGACGTTCGAGCGCTGGAGGCTGTCGGCCTACCTGGACATCCAGAATGTCTACAACGCCTCGAACCCGGAGGCGACGCTCTGGGACTACCGCTACCGCGAGAACGCTCCGCTCCGGGGGCTCCCGTTCCTTCCCACCTTTGGCGTCAAGGGAGAGTTCTGA
- a CDS encoding methyl-accepting chemotaxis protein — MMRASIGRRMYVSFGLLVVAFAVLGGAHIVSSYRLAKGVEFSLERSFAIATALFELRTIHQQTTVLLSSNEQGAPPHLREELDTLEKNFGAQISSLRQKGYPAARLADVQGRFKEALSLGRGLLASRGAERVESQSARFHEQTRVLEQLLESMAKEEADLVRSSFWELRLNFKRGAFLFAGGVLGCIAVALLLAFGLRGSLVHPLRALTWVAHEISQNGDLTLTVPVRSGDEVGQLADAFREMVERLRTIHHELRASGGTLAESSARMRRSAEQQQETVSSQAAALHETRITVEQLRQTSSTAAQTAGSVLKVAERADTLGRAGEASIALGVSGLADMGTQVQEIAQRIRDLGASTQQIGAITKTVKELADRSNMLALNAAIEAVRSGEHGKGFGVVAREIRSLADQSIEATLRVREILDAVGRAVAETVSITQRNAERMQAGLEQVRATGENLRELSALIRDNTYAVREIVAAVSQQDLGIAQIFGAVIELSKMMEDTEKELDATKNAAVMLDDVSRKLTEVVTRYRA; from the coding sequence ATGATGAGGGCCAGTATCGGCCGACGAATGTATGTGTCCTTCGGGCTGCTCGTGGTGGCATTCGCTGTGCTCGGGGGAGCGCACATCGTCTCGTCCTACAGGCTCGCCAAGGGAGTCGAGTTCTCGCTGGAGCGCTCCTTCGCGATCGCCACGGCGCTCTTCGAGCTGAGGACGATCCACCAGCAGACCACCGTCCTGCTCTCCTCGAACGAGCAGGGGGCTCCGCCGCACCTGCGCGAGGAGCTCGACACGCTCGAGAAGAACTTCGGCGCCCAGATCAGCTCGCTGCGGCAGAAGGGCTACCCGGCCGCGCGGCTCGCCGACGTGCAGGGGCGCTTCAAGGAGGCGCTGAGCCTGGGCCGTGGGCTGCTCGCGAGCCGGGGCGCGGAGCGCGTCGAGTCCCAGTCCGCGCGCTTCCATGAGCAGACGCGCGTGCTCGAGCAGCTGCTGGAGTCCATGGCGAAGGAGGAGGCGGACCTGGTGCGCTCGTCCTTCTGGGAGCTGCGGCTGAACTTCAAGCGCGGCGCGTTCCTCTTCGCGGGCGGCGTGCTGGGCTGCATCGCCGTGGCGCTGCTGCTGGCCTTCGGGCTGAGGGGCTCGCTGGTGCACCCGCTCCGGGCGCTCACGTGGGTGGCGCACGAGATCAGCCAGAACGGAGACCTGACGCTCACCGTGCCCGTCCGCTCCGGAGACGAGGTGGGCCAGCTCGCCGATGCCTTCCGGGAGATGGTGGAGCGGCTGCGGACCATCCACCACGAGCTGCGCGCCTCCGGCGGCACGCTGGCCGAGTCCTCCGCGAGGATGCGCCGCTCCGCCGAGCAGCAACAGGAGACGGTCAGCAGCCAGGCCGCGGCGCTGCACGAGACGCGCATCACCGTGGAGCAGCTGCGGCAGACCTCCTCCACGGCCGCCCAGACGGCCGGGTCCGTGCTCAAGGTGGCCGAGCGCGCCGACACGCTCGGCCGCGCGGGCGAGGCCTCCATCGCCCTGGGCGTCTCGGGCCTGGCGGACATGGGCACCCAGGTGCAGGAGATCGCCCAGCGCATCCGCGACCTGGGGGCGAGCACCCAGCAGATCGGCGCCATCACCAAGACGGTGAAGGAGCTGGCGGACCGCTCCAACATGCTCGCGCTCAACGCCGCCATCGAGGCGGTGCGCAGCGGCGAGCACGGCAAGGGCTTCGGCGTGGTGGCGCGGGAGATTCGCTCGCTCGCCGACCAGTCCATCGAGGCCACCCTGCGGGTGCGGGAGATCCTCGACGCGGTGGGCCGCGCCGTGGCGGAGACGGTGAGCATCACCCAGCGCAACGCCGAGCGCATGCAGGCCGGGCTGGAGCAGGTGCGCGCCACGGGCGAGAACCTGCGCGAGCTGTCCGCCCTCATCCGCGACAACACCTACGCGGTGCGGGAGATCGTCGCGGCCGTCAGCCAGCAGGACCTGGGCATCGCGCAGATCTTCGGCGCCGTCATCGAGCTGTCCAAGATGATGGAGGACACGGAGAAGGAGCTCGACGCCACGAAGAACGCCGCGGTGATGCTCGACGACGTCTCCCGGAAGCTGACCGAGGTGGTGACGCGCTACCGGGCGTGA
- a CDS encoding class I SAM-dependent methyltransferase — MAAPSNEEHVRQVYGEIASAYEVLFPSLHRYEDRVERFLAGGVAPGCRVLDVGCGTGLLTRQLDASVEVVGLDLAPEMLELARQGRPSGTWRVHSYHEPVPPELGHFDAVLAIGCLDFCEDLRRVLGHLAAVLKPEGRMLFTVLERRPGLEGHEESRRQVQTAGPAVWLSFPSFEETASALTAAGLVPLRYTHAPGWEHLTEQRTMYFGWWEVGRR, encoded by the coding sequence ATGGCCGCCCCGAGCAACGAGGAGCACGTCCGGCAAGTGTACGGGGAGATCGCCTCCGCCTACGAGGTGCTGTTCCCCTCGCTGCACCGCTATGAAGACCGTGTGGAGCGCTTCCTGGCGGGCGGGGTTGCGCCTGGCTGCCGGGTGCTCGACGTGGGGTGCGGCACGGGCCTGCTCACCCGGCAGCTCGATGCCTCCGTGGAGGTGGTAGGGCTGGACCTGGCGCCTGAGATGCTCGAGCTGGCGCGCCAGGGACGGCCGTCGGGCACCTGGCGCGTGCACAGCTACCACGAGCCGGTTCCGCCCGAGCTGGGGCACTTCGACGCGGTGCTGGCCATCGGCTGCCTGGACTTCTGCGAGGACCTGCGGCGGGTGCTGGGCCACCTCGCCGCCGTGCTGAAGCCCGAGGGGCGGATGCTCTTCACGGTGCTCGAGCGCCGGCCGGGGCTCGAGGGGCACGAGGAGTCCCGGCGCCAGGTGCAGACGGCGGGGCCGGCGGTGTGGCTGTCCTTCCCCTCGTTCGAGGAGACGGCCTCGGCGCTGACGGCGGCGGGGCTGGTGCCGCTGCGCTACACCCACGCTCCGGGCTGGGAGCACCTCACCGAGCAGCGGACGATGTACTTCGGCTGGTGGGAGGTGGGACGGCGCTGA
- the rapZ gene encoding RNase adapter RapZ, whose amino-acid sequence MSAPAKHIVIITGMSGSGKSTAIRALEDSGFFCIDNLPVLLLPKLTELAGSGQIERMALVVDVREGIFLKEAPRVLDEVRRAGHQVEVLFLDSSDDSLIRRFSETRRRHPLAPTGSVADGIAAERGELRDLRELADQVIDSSALNVHDLKRMVQARFSPEPATGPSLSVMSFGYRHGVPPQADLVLDVRFLPNPYFVPDLKGLTGKNPRVAAYVLEREETQQFLEKVVDLCRFLFPRYQKEGKAYLTVALGCTGGKHRSVAIAAELTRRLQEEIPRIQLWDRDIEKE is encoded by the coding sequence GTGAGCGCCCCCGCCAAGCACATCGTCATCATCACCGGCATGTCCGGCTCGGGTAAGTCCACGGCCATCCGCGCGCTGGAGGACTCGGGCTTCTTCTGCATCGACAACCTGCCGGTGCTGCTGCTGCCCAAGCTCACGGAGCTGGCCGGCAGCGGACAGATCGAGCGGATGGCGCTCGTGGTGGACGTGCGCGAGGGCATCTTCCTCAAGGAGGCGCCGCGCGTGCTGGACGAGGTCCGCCGCGCCGGGCACCAGGTGGAGGTGCTCTTCCTGGACTCGAGCGACGACAGCCTCATCCGTCGCTTCAGCGAGACGCGCCGCCGCCACCCGCTGGCGCCCACCGGCTCGGTGGCCGACGGCATCGCCGCCGAGCGCGGTGAGCTGAGGGATTTGCGCGAGCTGGCCGACCAGGTCATCGACTCGTCCGCGCTGAACGTGCACGACTTGAAGCGCATGGTGCAGGCGCGCTTCAGCCCGGAGCCGGCGACGGGGCCCTCGCTGTCGGTGATGTCGTTCGGCTACCGGCACGGGGTGCCGCCGCAGGCGGACCTGGTGCTGGACGTGCGCTTCCTGCCCAACCCCTACTTCGTGCCGGACCTGAAGGGGCTGACGGGGAAGAACCCCCGGGTGGCCGCGTACGTGCTGGAGCGCGAGGAGACGCAGCAGTTCCTCGAGAAGGTGGTGGACCTCTGCCGCTTCCTGTTCCCGCGCTACCAGAAGGAGGGCAAGGCGTACCTCACGGTGGCGCTGGGGTGCACGGGCGGCAAGCACCGCTCGGTGGCCATCGCGGCCGAGCTGACGCGCAGGCTCCAGGAGGAGATTCCCCGCATCCAGCTCTGGGACCGCGACATCGAGAAGGAGTAG
- the hprK gene encoding HPr(Ser) kinase/phosphatase, with protein sequence MSTTRSIRISALLEDRDYDLQLTLVAGEKGLNRTLNSPRIQKPGLALAGFTEHLHPHRVQVFGNTEVSYLRTLSEDKQREVLASLFNEDLACVVVTKNMEPPRVLVEACENSGLALMKTPMLSSTFIQQVQAFLEEALTETSSLHGVLMDVFGVGILLLGKSGIGKSEIALDLVMRGHRLVADDIVDVARRKPGAVYGAGNPVIKHHMEIRGLGIINIKDLFGVSAVREQKKIEHVIELQEWDPNQEYDRLGVEDRFLDIIGVNVPLSVVPVRPGRNMATIIEVAARNHLLKLQGHHSAREFAEKLNRAIADGAMRRTLGEEVE encoded by the coding sequence ATGAGCACAACCCGCTCCATTCGCATCTCCGCCCTCCTCGAGGACCGGGACTACGACCTTCAGCTCACCCTCGTCGCGGGTGAGAAGGGGCTGAACCGGACCCTCAACTCTCCGCGCATCCAGAAGCCGGGCCTGGCGCTGGCCGGCTTCACCGAGCACCTGCACCCGCACCGCGTCCAGGTGTTTGGCAACACGGAGGTCTCCTACCTGCGGACGCTCTCGGAGGACAAGCAGCGCGAGGTGCTCGCCAGCCTCTTCAACGAGGACCTGGCGTGCGTGGTGGTGACCAAGAACATGGAGCCGCCGCGGGTGCTGGTGGAGGCGTGCGAGAACTCCGGGCTGGCGCTGATGAAGACGCCGATGCTGTCCAGCACCTTCATCCAGCAGGTCCAGGCCTTCCTGGAGGAGGCCCTCACGGAGACGAGCAGCCTGCACGGCGTGCTGATGGACGTCTTCGGCGTGGGCATCCTGCTGCTGGGCAAGAGCGGCATCGGCAAGAGCGAGATCGCCCTGGACCTGGTGATGCGCGGCCACCGGCTGGTGGCCGATGACATCGTGGACGTGGCGCGCCGCAAGCCGGGCGCCGTCTATGGCGCGGGCAACCCGGTCATCAAGCACCACATGGAGATCCGCGGCCTGGGCATCATCAACATCAAGGACCTGTTCGGCGTGTCCGCCGTGCGCGAGCAGAAGAAGATCGAACACGTCATCGAGTTGCAGGAGTGGGACCCCAACCAGGAGTACGACCGGCTGGGAGTGGAAGATAGGTTCCTGGACATCATCGGGGTGAACGTGCCGCTGTCGGTGGTGCCGGTGCGTCCGGGCCGTAACATGGCCACCATCATCGAGGTGGCCGCTCGTAACCACCTGCTCAAGCTTCAAGGCCACCACTCGGCGCGCGAGTTCGCCGAGAAGCTCAATCGCGCTATCGCCGACGGGGCGATGCGTCGTACGCTGGGAGAAGAGGTCGAGTGA
- a CDS encoding glycosyltransferase family protein, whose protein sequence is MPPTAPTPEDSSSEPYLARGLLVLALLLGAILRVRLALTDDGLYWPDEIYQSLEPAHRLVFGYGLVAWEFVAGARNWALPGLVAGLMQVARGLGLDTPGGYLGFIKGFFALVGTATAWGSYRLARSYGAGPLAAAAGASLLALASVPIYFAPRAMSENASALPVVWGLALALAPNASRRTLAVGASLLGLAVLLRLQNGIFCVGLLALLAARRQWRAAGLALGVLAGWAFLFGLLDRLTWGEWFHSARVYLEFNLVQQGGTGWGTAPPSYYSRVLLRAMKGVTLVATGLSLVGLWRARGLAALIVSFYVLHALQPHKELRFLIPILPLFAALAGVGLEVVMAEWKTYRIRAALALIVAAVGLGSAVVAGNLTFGQIGQYEHTRPQVSAYDDSGPINRLLAVAGQREDMCGLKIEAPGHLAWTGGYSYFHRRVPLYWSQGPDRGSGLFNYVITVPELAFGGQQVAQDHGFLLLRLALPGCTPDPGYSWRLP, encoded by the coding sequence GTGCCGCCCACCGCTCCTACCCCTGAAGACTCCTCGTCCGAACCCTACCTCGCAAGGGGCCTTCTGGTCCTGGCTCTTCTGCTGGGGGCCATACTCCGGGTGCGGCTGGCCCTGACGGACGACGGGCTGTACTGGCCGGATGAGATCTACCAGAGCCTGGAGCCGGCGCATCGGCTGGTGTTCGGCTATGGCCTGGTTGCCTGGGAGTTCGTTGCAGGTGCACGCAACTGGGCCCTCCCCGGCCTGGTCGCCGGGCTGATGCAGGTGGCGCGGGGGCTCGGGCTGGACACGCCGGGTGGCTACCTGGGGTTCATCAAGGGGTTCTTCGCCCTGGTGGGCACCGCCACCGCGTGGGGCAGCTACCGGCTGGCTCGAAGCTATGGCGCCGGTCCGCTCGCCGCCGCCGCGGGCGCCTCGCTGCTGGCCCTGGCCTCGGTGCCCATCTACTTCGCCCCCCGGGCCATGAGCGAGAACGCCTCCGCCCTGCCCGTGGTGTGGGGGCTGGCGCTCGCGCTGGCGCCCAACGCATCGCGGCGGACGCTCGCGGTGGGTGCCTCGCTGTTGGGACTGGCGGTGCTGCTGCGCCTGCAGAACGGCATCTTCTGCGTGGGGCTGCTGGCCCTGCTGGCGGCGCGGCGGCAGTGGCGGGCGGCGGGGCTCGCGCTCGGTGTGCTCGCCGGCTGGGCCTTCCTCTTCGGGCTGCTGGACCGGCTGACGTGGGGCGAGTGGTTCCACTCGGCCCGCGTCTACCTGGAGTTCAACCTCGTGCAGCAGGGCGGCACCGGCTGGGGCACGGCGCCTCCCAGCTACTACAGCCGCGTCCTCCTGCGGGCCATGAAGGGCGTCACGCTGGTGGCCACCGGCCTGAGCCTCGTCGGCCTGTGGCGGGCTCGGGGCCTGGCGGCGCTCATCGTCTCCTTCTACGTGCTCCACGCCCTCCAGCCGCACAAGGAGCTGCGCTTCCTCATCCCCATCCTCCCCTTGTTCGCCGCGCTGGCGGGCGTGGGGCTGGAGGTGGTGATGGCCGAATGGAAGACGTACCGCATCCGAGCCGCCCTGGCCCTCATCGTCGCGGCGGTGGGGCTGGGCTCCGCCGTCGTCGCCGGCAACCTCACCTTCGGGCAGATCGGCCAGTACGAGCACACGCGGCCGCAGGTCAGCGCCTATGACGACTCGGGCCCCATCAACCGGCTGCTGGCGGTGGCGGGCCAGCGCGAGGACATGTGCGGGCTCAAGATAGAGGCCCCCGGGCACCTGGCCTGGACGGGCGGCTACAGCTACTTCCACCGCCGCGTGCCCCTGTACTGGAGCCAGGGCCCGGACCGGGGCTCGGGCCTGTTCAACTACGTCATCACCGTGCCGGAGCTCGCCTTCGGCGGCCAGCAGGTGGCGCAAGACCATGGGTTCCTCCTGCTGCGCCTGGCGCTGCCGGGCTGCACGCCCGACCCGGGCTACAGCTGGCGACTGCCATGA
- a CDS encoding histidine triad nucleotide-binding protein, translating to MSQTNCLFCKIRDGQIPARVVYRDDTCMAFEDINPQAPTHVLFIPLKHISTVNDVEMDDRQTVGHLYTAAAKVAKERGHADKGYRLVMNCNEDAGQTVFHIHLHLVAGRPMGWPPG from the coding sequence ATGTCCCAGACGAACTGCCTCTTCTGCAAGATTCGAGATGGTCAGATCCCCGCCCGGGTCGTCTACCGCGACGACACGTGCATGGCCTTCGAGGACATCAACCCGCAGGCGCCCACGCACGTGCTCTTCATCCCGCTCAAGCACATCTCCACGGTGAATGACGTGGAGATGGATGACCGGCAGACGGTGGGGCACCTCTACACGGCGGCCGCGAAGGTGGCCAAGGAGCGGGGCCACGCGGACAAGGGGTACCGCCTGGTGATGAACTGCAACGAGGACGCCGGCCAGACGGTGTTCCACATCCACCTGCACCTCGTCGCGGGCCGCCCCATGGGCTGGCCGCCGGGATAG
- a CDS encoding carboxypeptidase-like regulatory domain-containing protein: MRRFLGRAWVFAVVATAIGLALYGRAEERAAHQVEPREQAEASEAPPRVEALGLPSGPPGEVRTLPVAEAASEADGLLDLQVMSGGLPVPRAQVRLYRRDGRIPDTGRVDWRVAAAGATGNDGRLLMPALAGSYLLVARAEGLAPAWLNLMHPLGGPRTPVSLRLEEATSLSGRTVLQGSGSPLPEAELTLTPDVHGWEQEDRPDAPAEERVTVTSDAAGRFRVEGLAPGLYSVEGRPPGSTSTVEWTLRLPQAEPLVLALPKPGARRHTGAPRRPPSKELRCGI, from the coding sequence ATGCGGAGGTTTCTCGGCAGAGCGTGGGTGTTCGCGGTGGTGGCGACCGCCATCGGCCTGGCCCTGTATGGCCGGGCGGAAGAGCGGGCGGCCCATCAGGTCGAGCCCCGCGAGCAGGCCGAGGCCTCGGAAGCTCCGCCGCGCGTGGAGGCCCTGGGGCTTCCCTCCGGCCCACCCGGGGAGGTGCGGACGCTCCCCGTGGCCGAGGCGGCCAGCGAGGCGGACGGGCTGCTCGATCTTCAGGTGATGTCCGGGGGGCTGCCGGTGCCGCGCGCGCAGGTGCGGCTCTACCGAAGGGATGGGCGAATCCCCGACACCGGGCGGGTGGACTGGCGCGTCGCGGCCGCGGGAGCCACCGGGAACGATGGGCGCCTGCTGATGCCAGCGCTGGCGGGCTCCTACCTGCTGGTGGCGAGGGCCGAGGGGCTCGCTCCGGCCTGGCTCAACCTGATGCATCCGCTGGGCGGGCCCCGCACGCCGGTGAGCCTGCGGCTGGAGGAGGCCACCTCCCTCTCGGGGCGCACGGTGCTGCAGGGCTCGGGCAGCCCGCTCCCCGAGGCCGAGCTGACGCTCACGCCGGACGTCCATGGCTGGGAGCAGGAGGATCGCCCGGACGCGCCCGCCGAGGAGCGGGTGACGGTGACGAGCGACGCCGCGGGCCGCTTCCGCGTGGAGGGACTGGCGCCCGGCCTCTACTCGGTGGAGGGCCGCCCGCCCGGAAGCACCTCCACGGTGGAGTGGACGCTCCGCCTGCCTCAGGCCGAGCCCCTGGTGCTGGCGCTACCGAAGCCGGGCGCGCGGCGGCACACGGGTGCTCCTCGGCGGCCGCCGTCGAAGGAGCTCCGCTGCGGCATCTGA
- a CDS encoding YoaK family protein, giving the protein MPFSSAEISPASRRAYMLLALLLASVAGEVNAISFFALGTHTSHMTGNLANVGEYLAKGTWDLAVEAGLLVFAFLLGAVTATVLMDMSRRRPRGRHAMALLVEALTLAAVGLWATRHPGLKEPTIGWGMAYAMGIQNALVTRVSGAVVRTTHMTGVVTDIGIQLVKMMTWVRDGARGHGLGGLVWMIRRLPTAEQFARTRLHLGLATAFLIGCTVGPLLFFHFGAAAMAMPCAVLTLLVVLDLSPAGAYAPVTPGS; this is encoded by the coding sequence ATGCCCTTTTCCAGCGCCGAGATATCTCCCGCCAGCCGCCGCGCGTACATGCTGCTTGCCCTGCTCCTGGCCAGCGTGGCGGGAGAGGTGAACGCGATCAGCTTCTTCGCGCTCGGCACGCACACGTCCCACATGACGGGCAACCTGGCCAACGTGGGCGAGTACCTCGCCAAGGGGACATGGGACCTGGCGGTGGAGGCGGGCCTGCTCGTCTTCGCGTTCCTGCTGGGGGCCGTCACCGCCACGGTGTTGATGGACATGTCGCGCCGCCGGCCGCGGGGACGGCACGCCATGGCACTGCTGGTGGAGGCGCTGACGCTGGCGGCCGTGGGGCTGTGGGCCACTCGGCACCCGGGGTTGAAGGAGCCCACCATTGGCTGGGGCATGGCCTACGCCATGGGCATCCAGAACGCGCTCGTCACCCGCGTGTCGGGCGCCGTGGTGCGCACCACGCACATGACGGGCGTCGTCACGGACATCGGCATCCAGCTCGTGAAGATGATGACGTGGGTCCGCGATGGGGCCCGGGGCCATGGGCTCGGCGGGCTGGTGTGGATGATCCGCAGGCTGCCCACGGCCGAGCAGTTCGCACGCACCCGGCTGCACCTGGGGCTGGCCACGGCGTTCCTCATCGGGTGCACCGTGGGGCCGCTGCTCTTCTTCCACTTCGGCGCGGCCGCCATGGCCATGCCGTGCGCCGTCCTGACGCTGCTGGTGGTGCTCGACCTGAGCCCGGCCGGAGCGTATGCGCCGGTGACTCCCGGCTCCTGA